The Desulfonatronum lacustre DSM 10312 region GACCTGAAACGGGACCAGGGCATCGGAGAGCAGGGCCGTGGGCACGTCGGTCAGCCTGCCGTGAACCTCGGCCTGGATGGGCTTGCCCACGGTGAACAGGATGTCCGAGGTGTCCGGGGCCTTGGTCAGCACCTCGGCGATGGTGGCGTCCAATTGGCTGCGGTGCATGGATCAGACCTCTGTGAAATCCTGTGGGGGCTCGGTGAGGAAATCCCGGAACTTGGATTTGGAAACAGCCTTGTTATATGCGTCCGTGGGGGAGACGGCCCCTTCCTGAAGGAGCTTGAGAATGGCGTCGTCCAGGGATTGCATGCCGTATTTGCGTCCGGTCTCAATCACGGAATTGATCTGGAAAGTCTTGTTTTCGCGGATCAGGTTGCGCACCGCCGGGACGCCCACCAGAATTTCCAGGGCCGCGCACCGACCCGGACGGTCGATGCGTTTGAACAGGTTCTGAGAGATGACCGCCCGCAGGGATTCCGAGAGTCCGGAGCGGATCTGGCCCTGAACATCGCCGGGAAAGACCTCGATAATCCGGTCGATGGTCTTGGACGCGGAAATGGTGTGCAGGGTGGAAAAAACCAGGTGACCGGTTTCCGCGGCTTCGATGGCCAATTCGATGGTTTCCAGGTCGCGCATTTCGCCTACCATGATGATGTCCGGGTCTTCGCGCAGGGCTCCGCGCAGAGCGGATTTGAAGCTCACTGTGTCCCTGGAGACTTCTCGCTGATTGATCAGGCAGCTGACGGGCTCGTGCACGAATTCGATGGGGTCCTCGATGGTCAGGATGTGATCCTTGCGATTCCGGTTGGCGTAGTCCACGATGGCGGCCAGGGTCGTGGACTTACCGCTGCCCGTGGGGCCGGTGACCAGGACCAGTCCCTTGGGGAGCATGGCCAAGCTCTTGAACAGCGGGGGCAGTTTCAGGTCGTCGATGCTCAGGATTTTTTGCGGGATTTCGCGAAAAACCGCGGCGCAGCCGCGACGCTGCTGAAAGAAATTGACCCGGTACCGGGCCAAGTTCGGGATTTCGTAGGAAAAATCCACGTCCCCGGTTTCCTCGAAGTTCTTGACCTTTTGCTCCGGCGTGATCTCATAGAGCATCTTCTTGAGTTCCTCATGCTCCAGGACTTTGTACTTGATGCGCTGCAAATCGCCGTGCAGGCGGATGATGGGCTGGGAGCCGGAGGAGAGGTGCAGGTCCGACGCCCCGAGTTCGTGCATCATCCGAAAAAACGCGTCTATTTGGGCCATACGGGGCTCCTTGGCGTGAGGTCGAGAGCGAGGTTCTTTCGTTTAGTTGAGTATTGAAAAGATCCTTATCCACAGTCCGTTCAAAACCCCCAATTGCAGCGACGCAGCAATTGGGGATTTTTCAACGGACTGTTAGAACCCGTCGTCCCGGTTCACCTGGCGAAAGAAGTGGATCACGTACTTCGCGCCGGAAAAGACGGTCAGGATCAGAGCGATGGCCAGCAGCCCCGCGCCCAGAGGCCGGGGGTCGAAACCCCACCAGGGATAGTGGAGGATCAGCGGACACAGGGCCACCACCTGGATCACCGCCTTGAGTTTGCCGAAGCTGTCCGCGGCCAGAACATGGCCCTGGTCCGCGGCGATGGCCCTAAGGCCCGTTACGGTCATCTCCCGGGCGATGATCACGATGGCCATCCAGGCTTGGACCCAGCCGTGGAACACGAGCATGATCAAGACGGAACTGATCAAGAGCTTGTCGGCCAAAGGGTCGAGAAACTTGCCCAGATTGGAGACCATTTGCCAGCGGCGGGCGATGAAGCCGTCGGCCAGGTCGGTCAGGGCCACGAGAATGAACACGATCATGGCCGCGGCGTTGACCGGCTTGCTCGGGAAATACAGCAGCAAGATCAGGACGGGGATGGCCAGGATGCGGCCCAAGGTGACTTGGTTGGCGAGGTTGAGCATGGCTTAGTTTCGCGCCGCCCGCCGACGGTCGTAGTTGGTCGTGACCTTGCGGACGTAGTCCTGGGTTTCCCGGAACGGAGGAATGCCGTTGTAGCGTTCCACGTTGGCCGGTCCGGCGTTGTAGGCGGCCAGGGCCAGGGAGAGGTCCGGGAAGCGGTCCATGAGCATTTTCAGGTAACGGATGCCTGCTTCGATGTTCTCCGCCGGGTCAAAGGGCGCGGTTAGCCCCAGGTCTTGCTGTGTGGCCGGCATGATCTGCATCAGGCCTTGGGCTCCGGCCCGGGAGACGGCCTGATGATTGAAGCCGGATTCAACCTCGATCACGGCCATGACCAGGTGTGGATCAAGGCCGTATCTCTGGCTGTACTGCTCCACGTGGCGGGTGATGGAGGCCCGGTCCGCGCTGCTGCCCATGCGCGAACGCAGGGAGAGAAACGGACGGAACTTGGACGAGGTGGGGGTGTCCGTAAAATGCATCACCCCATGTTCGTCCTTGTAGAAAAAGATCGTGCCCGCGGCACATAATCCGGTCCAGAGCAGCAACAGCACGGAAATACCGGCCACGGCTCCGAAAAAGGAGAAAAAACGACGTTGTTTGGTCAGCATGTTCGACCTCGTCATGGCTGGAGGGCGTCTGCCGAAGACCGCCTACTGTGGCGGTCCACCGGCGGCGGCCTCCAGGCTGTTTTCAGATGTCCGGATGACCGTTTCCGCCAGTTGCAAGAGGGCGCGCTTGGCCGGCGTGTCCTCGTCCAGCATGACCACCGGCTTGCCCAGGTCACCGGCGACCACGGCCGCGGGGTCCAGGGGGATGGCGCCGAGAAATTCCAGCCCGTACTTTTTGGCCAGGGTCTCTCCTCCGCCGGTTTTGAACAGTTCGATCCGCTCGGAGCAGTGCGGGCAAATCAGCCCGCTCATGTTTTCCACCAGTCCGAGAATGTTGGCGTGGGCGTACTGCAGGAAGTTGATGGCCTTGCGCACGTCGGCCAAGGAGATTTCCTGGGGCGTGGTGACCACGATGCTCAGGGCCTCGGGAATGGTCTTCAGCACGGTCATGGGCTCGTCCCCGGTTCCGGGGGGAGAGTCCACCACCAGATAGTCCAGGTGGCCCCAATCCACGTCGGCGATGAACTGGCGGATGGCCGCGGTTTTCATCGGACCACGCCAGAGCACGGCTTGATCCGGATCTTGGAGCAAGGATTCCATGGAGACGACGAAGAGACGTTCTCCGTATCGTTTCGGCGAGATCAGCGAACCCCGTGACTGTTCCAGGGGGCCGGACAGACCCAGGAGGTGCGGGACGCTTGGACCGTGAATGTCCACGTCCAGCAGGCCCACGCGGTGTCCCTTCAGGGCCAGGGCCGCGGCCAGGTTCACGGCGATGGAACTTTTGCCGACCCCGCCCTTGCCGCTCATCACGAAGAGTTTGAAGCGGATGTTGTCCAGGGTGGATTTGATCAACTGATCCTGAACGTTACCGACGGCGGAACGTTCGCCGTGTCCGCTTTTTTTTCGCGACGGGCAGGTGGAACAGGATGCGTCGGATGAGGTGTTTGAAGCGTTGGTCATGGGTATCTTTTTTTGAGAGACGGTGTTGACTGGAGCGCTGGAGCCGGAGTTCCGGTGCGATGGCTCATCCTTGGCCGGTTGAGAGCTGACTTGGTCACCAACCATGGGCGCCGATCAAGTCGACGAACATGACGGCCCCAAGGTTCGCTTTCATAATTTTGCCTTCTTTCTTGACGAAGCGGATCAGCTCCTGGCTGCGCTGCCTGGCGCCCACGGGGATGATCAGAATGCCGGATTCGTCCAGCTGTTCCAGCAGGGGCGGAGGCACGTCGGGCCCGCCGGCGGTGACCATGATTCGTTGGAACGGACTTTCTTCCGGCCAGCCCATGGTTCCGTCGTCCAGTTTCAGGTGGACGCTGAAATAGCGCATTTTGTTCAGGCGGGTCAGCGCCGCGGAGTAGAGGGGCTGGACGCGCTCCACGGAATAGACCTCGGCTCCCATTTCCGCCAATATCGCCGCTTGATAGCCGGACCCGGTCCCGATTTCCAAAACTCGCATCCCAGGTTGAACATTCAGCACGGCCGTCATCAGGGCCACGATGAACGGCTGGGAGATGGTCTGGCCGTAGCCGATGGGCAGGGGATGATCTTCGTATGCCTGGGAGCGCAGGGCCTCTTCCACGAACAGATGTCGGGGAACTTTGCGCATGGCGGAGAGCACCGCCGGATCTGTAATGCCTCGCGACTCGATCTGTTCACGGACCATCCGCTCTCGATTGCGTTTCGGGTCGATTCTCAATCCGGTGCCCCAGTACTCCTAAAAATCTTTCGCGCCGGCGACAAGCCGGAAACAGGAACCTTGAACCCCGGTTTGAAAACAAATTTTCGCGTCCAAGTCAAACGTGGACGGGCACGGGGTCGAGCGGGCGCGAGCCCGTCTCGTCCCGTGCCCGGAAACGGTGACGAAGGCAAGGGGAGGAAAAACGCTGGAGGAAAAGAGATCAGTCCGTGAGGGTCTGAAGACCTTGCATGACGATCTCCAGCGGCGGACGGATGTTGATATCCTCCACGTGCAGAAAGCGGATCAGCCCTTGTTTGTCGATGAAGATCAGGGCCCGTTCCGTGGTCCCGTCGCCGCGCAACAGACCGTAGGCATCGGCGGTTTTGCCGTGGGGCCAGAAGTCGGAGAGCACTGGAAACCACAGTCCGCCCATGGCTTGGAGCCAGGAGTGGAGCGTCGGGATGTTGTCCACGGTGATGCCCAGAATGATGGTCTCGTGACGGTCGAAGATGTCTTGCAGGATGTTGTATCCGGGCCACTGGTCGGAGCAGACCGGGGTCCAGGCGGCGGGCACGAAGGACAGCATGACGTTTTTTCGGCCATGGTAGTCGCTCAAGGCGATGGTTTCGCCGTGTACCGCGGGCAGGGAAAAGTCGGGAGCCGGATCGCCGATCCGGACCTGCAACTCGCTGTCGATGGGTTTGAGTTTCGGGTTTTGAAAAATAGCTCCCTTGGCTCCATCAGGCGTGCCGGCCAGTGTGCTCCCCGCGGAGAGCAGCACCCAGAGAAGCCCAAGAAGCAGTGCCGTTCGTATCGTGAGTCTGGGGGCATGAGCGAGGCGCATGGCGTCTCCTAGTGTTTGGCGGTGAGCATTTCTTTCAGAAAATCTTCCACGGAATCGAACGCTCCGAGGTGCGAGAGTCGAACAACATGGCCATTCTCAGCTGAGCCGGAGGGCTGGACAAGGACGAAATAGGGGGTGCCCACGCCGCCGAAGGTTTTGTGCAGGACGTAGTCCGGGTCGGAGACCAGAGGGAACGGGATGTCGTAACGCTCTTGAAACACCTGGACTTCAAGGTCCGAATTGCCCGCGCCGAGGCCCAAAATCTTGATCATGTCCGCCAACCCCTCGCGTTGAAGAGCGGCGTACAGCGCGTTCACCTCCGGCGCTTCGCGCTGGCAGATCGGACAATACATGCTGAAGATCTGGATCAGGACGGCCGGGGCGTCCATATCGGCCAGGGTAAACTGGGACGCTTCCGCGGACAAACCCAAGTAGCTCCGGTGCGTAGAGGACTCCGGAGCGGTCATGGAAAAGGCGGGAAGGTGATCCCCGACGGAGAAGGGTTCGTTTTGGGCGTGACCCGTGAGGATGAGGGCGAGGGTGAAAAGCGGAGTGAACAAAAGAGGGGCGAGGCGGCGCATTGGGGACTCCTGTAGCAAGATTTGAGGGGCAGGGAACGGCGTCCTGACGACGGTGGAAGGGACATGGTCGAAAACGCCGAGCGGCCACGAACATGAAGAGTTTTTATCACGTTCGTGGCCGCTTGCAAGAAGTGTTTTCAGAAACTTGCGCACGTTTCGGCACCCCGGATCAAGCGCTGGGGAAATTGCCGCGCTTCTCACTTCCTGTCTGGAGGCCCGAATGTTTCCCTGATTACGCCGGTTGGAATGTGATCCGGCCTTGCTCCGGGTGGAGGAATCGACGTCAGTAACAGGGGTTGCACGGAGCGTAAGGCGGCAGCACGGGGTTTACCACCGTGGTCCTGGTGACGTAGGGCAGGTGATAGGGCGTGCAGTAGCCCACATAGCCCGGATGGCAACGGTGCGGTCCATAGGTGGGGAGCACGGGCACCGCGGCAGGGATGGGCTGGGTGATCACCGCCGGCGCGCAGGAGATGCGCGCGGGGCAACAGGAGGACGTGGTCAGAGCCACGCCAGCCAGGATGAGGATGATCGTCAGGTATCTCATGGGAGTTCTCCATGCGGTTGTCCAGGATAAGGTTCCGGAGGTCATTGGCCTGTTCCCTTGAACAGCTCCCGTTGCGCCGAGAGGTCCCAGGTCGTTGGCGAGGCGAGCTGGCGGTTGGACTTGAAGCGATTCAACGCGGCCCGTGAGTTTTTTCCCCAAATGCCGTCGATCCGGTCGGTATAGTAATTCAATTCCGCCAGTCGGGCCTGGATCAGTCGGGCGGCCAGGGAGTTCTTGGGATCCAGGAGGATGGTCCCACGAGCCAATGGCCCCTCGGGCACGGTTTCGCGTTCCGGTTGCGCCGTGGAAGGTTGGGTTCGCTTGGGCTCAAACGTGGCGGTGTTTCTGGTCACCAACTCTTGAATTTCCCGAGTTTTGCGCAAGGTGACGTCCCGTGTGGCCAGAATGGCTCCGTCCAGGGTGCTGAGCAGCTTCGCGGATACGATCATCGCGTTGTCGGTCGCCACGTAGGTGCCCACCAGCACGGCCTGGGTGTCGTGGTTGGTCCGCACGTCCCGCAGGTCGCGGGACAGGATCATTTCTCCGGCGTTTTGGCTGACGACCATGGACCCTTGGCGCAGTTTGAGTTCAACCACCCGGTAGCCGAGCTGGGACATTCGCGAGGCCACCTGTTCGCCCAGCAGTCGGCCAAAGGTGCTGGACGTGTTCAGGTCGTCCAGGTCCACGAAGCTGGTGAACAAGATAGGCCGGGTCCGGTCAACGTACTGAACCAAATTGTGTTCCAGTCCGTCGGCCAGGGCGTAGGCCAGTCCCTGGAAACCTTGGACGTGGGAGTAGGAACCAGAGCCGTAATACGGGTGGGTGGCCGAGACGGTTTGGGCCAAGGTCAGGGTTACGCTGAACAGAAGGGCGGCGATGAGGTTTCTGAGCATGATTGCGTCTCCCTAGCGGTCCACGAGCTGGTAGTTGACCGTCGCCGGTTGGCTGGGCTGGGCGTGTTGCTTGTAGTGCCACCAGTCCGCGTCGTTGATGTAGTAAATGGAGGAATCCCGCATCAGGAAGTGTTCCTCGAAGACAAGGGACGAGGTGATCAGGACCTCCATCCTGGGCAGCTCGTGAGTGTAGGCCCCGGACTCCACGTTGACCTCCGCGGCTTCCAGCATGGCCTGGTTGACTAACGCGCCATGGCCGTCCGGGGTGAGCAGAGAGGAGCGCTGGACAAAAACGTCCGGGGCCAGAGCCTTGTAGATCCCTTTTCCCGTGCGCAGGACACGGTTGCCGTGGCGGACCGCCTCAATGTCGAAACTCAGGACCATGACGTTGGTAAAGCCGCTGGACACGGCGATGTTCCGCTCCACCAGCTTGGTGATCAACAGGGCATGAAAGGATTTGGCAAAGGGGGTCGTGCCGGACGGA contains the following coding sequences:
- the pgsA gene encoding CDP-diacylglycerol--glycerol-3-phosphate 3-phosphatidyltransferase is translated as MLNLANQVTLGRILAIPVLILLLYFPSKPVNAAAMIVFILVALTDLADGFIARRWQMVSNLGKFLDPLADKLLISSVLIMLVFHGWVQAWMAIVIIAREMTVTGLRAIAADQGHVLAADSFGKLKAVIQVVALCPLILHYPWWGFDPRPLGAGLLAIALILTVFSGAKYVIHFFRQVNRDDGF
- a CDS encoding peroxiredoxin family protein, which gives rise to MRRLAPLLFTPLFTLALILTGHAQNEPFSVGDHLPAFSMTAPESSTHRSYLGLSAEASQFTLADMDAPAVLIQIFSMYCPICQREAPEVNALYAALQREGLADMIKILGLGAGNSDLEVQVFQERYDIPFPLVSDPDYVLHKTFGGVGTPYFVLVQPSGSAENGHVVRLSHLGAFDSVEDFLKEMLTAKH
- a CDS encoding transglycosylase SLT domain-containing protein, producing MLTKQRRFFSFFGAVAGISVLLLLWTGLCAAGTIFFYKDEHGVMHFTDTPTSSKFRPFLSLRSRMGSSADRASITRHVEQYSQRYGLDPHLVMAVIEVESGFNHQAVSRAGAQGLMQIMPATQQDLGLTAPFDPAENIEAGIRYLKMLMDRFPDLSLALAAYNAGPANVERYNGIPPFRETQDYVRKVTTNYDRRRAARN
- a CDS encoding Mrp/NBP35 family ATP-binding protein, whose protein sequence is MTNASNTSSDASCSTCPSRKKSGHGERSAVGNVQDQLIKSTLDNIRFKLFVMSGKGGVGKSSIAVNLAAALALKGHRVGLLDVDIHGPSVPHLLGLSGPLEQSRGSLISPKRYGERLFVVSMESLLQDPDQAVLWRGPMKTAAIRQFIADVDWGHLDYLVVDSPPGTGDEPMTVLKTIPEALSIVVTTPQEISLADVRKAINFLQYAHANILGLVENMSGLICPHCSERIELFKTGGGETLAKKYGLEFLGAIPLDPAAVVAGDLGKPVVMLDEDTPAKRALLQLAETVIRTSENSLEAAAGGPPQ
- a CDS encoding type IV pilus twitching motility protein PilT, with translation MAQIDAFFRMMHELGASDLHLSSGSQPIIRLHGDLQRIKYKVLEHEELKKMLYEITPEQKVKNFEETGDVDFSYEIPNLARYRVNFFQQRRGCAAVFREIPQKILSIDDLKLPPLFKSLAMLPKGLVLVTGPTGSGKSTTLAAIVDYANRNRKDHILTIEDPIEFVHEPVSCLINQREVSRDTVSFKSALRGALREDPDIIMVGEMRDLETIELAIEAAETGHLVFSTLHTISASKTIDRIIEVFPGDVQGQIRSGLSESLRAVISQNLFKRIDRPGRCAALEILVGVPAVRNLIRENKTFQINSVIETGRKYGMQSLDDAILKLLQEGAVSPTDAYNKAVSKSKFRDFLTEPPQDFTEV
- a CDS encoding protein-L-isoaspartate(D-aspartate) O-methyltransferase, with product MRIDPKRNRERMVREQIESRGITDPAVLSAMRKVPRHLFVEEALRSQAYEDHPLPIGYGQTISQPFIVALMTAVLNVQPGMRVLEIGTGSGYQAAILAEMGAEVYSVERVQPLYSAALTRLNKMRYFSVHLKLDDGTMGWPEESPFQRIMVTAGGPDVPPPLLEQLDESGILIIPVGARQRSQELIRFVKKEGKIMKANLGAVMFVDLIGAHGW
- a CDS encoding FlgO family outer membrane protein, whose translation is MLRNLIAALLFSVTLTLAQTVSATHPYYGSGSYSHVQGFQGLAYALADGLEHNLVQYVDRTRPILFTSFVDLDDLNTSSTFGRLLGEQVASRMSQLGYRVVELKLRQGSMVVSQNAGEMILSRDLRDVRTNHDTQAVLVGTYVATDNAMIVSAKLLSTLDGAILATRDVTLRKTREIQELVTRNTATFEPKRTQPSTAQPERETVPEGPLARGTILLDPKNSLAARLIQARLAELNYYTDRIDGIWGKNSRAALNRFKSNRQLASPTTWDLSAQRELFKGTGQ
- a CDS encoding redoxin domain-containing protein, with translation MRLAHAPRLTIRTALLLGLLWVLLSAGSTLAGTPDGAKGAIFQNPKLKPIDSELQVRIGDPAPDFSLPAVHGETIALSDYHGRKNVMLSFVPAAWTPVCSDQWPGYNILQDIFDRHETIILGITVDNIPTLHSWLQAMGGLWFPVLSDFWPHGKTADAYGLLRGDGTTERALIFIDKQGLIRFLHVEDINIRPPLEIVMQGLQTLTD